In the genome of Chelmon rostratus isolate fCheRos1 chromosome 24, fCheRos1.pri, whole genome shotgun sequence, one region contains:
- the LOC121627375 gene encoding adrenodoxin-like, translating to MALVTALRRLAHVRLREFSWRTAAVTSGACLTGQRRFTAGTQSLRSDNKVTVHFINRDGEKITVKGSPGDSLLDVVINEDLDFDGFGACEGTLACSTCHLIFDEDVYKSLGRVTDEELDMLDLAYGLTDTSRLGCQICLTKSLDGMVARVPESVADIRQSKDGSS from the exons ATGGCTTTGGTCACGGCGCTAAGAAGACTGGCTCACGTCAGGTTACGTGAATTTTCGTGGAGGACGGCGGCGGTGACTTCGGGTGCCTGTCTGACGGGTCAGAGGAGGTTTACCGCCGGCACACAGTCTCTGAG GTCAGACAATAAGGTGACGGTCCACTTCATCAACAGAGACGGGGAGAAGATCACAGTGAAGGGGTCACCTGGAGACTCGCTGCTAGATGTTGTCATAAACGAGGACCTCGACTTTGATGGTTTTG GAGCGTGTGAGGGAACCCTGGCGTGCTCCACGTGCCATCTTATCTTTGACGAGGATGTCTACAAGAGCCTGGGGCGAGTCACAGACGAGGAGTTGGACATGCTCGACTTGGCCTATGGCTTGACCGACAC ATCTCGTCTGGGTTGCCAGATCTGCCTGACGAAGTCTCTGGACGGCATGGTGGCCCGGGTTCCGGAGAGCGTAGCGGACATCCGACAGAGCAAAGACGGGTCGTCCTAA